From Camelina sativa cultivar DH55 chromosome 20, Cs, whole genome shotgun sequence, the proteins below share one genomic window:
- the LOC104768778 gene encoding uncharacterized protein LOC104768778 translates to MESVQQPPHLETLVSVQVIHSTSSGCDDDGSSNEDRESPRRSSVAVEVKEGEIVVKDEDRRSNASVCSVEVDLELGVLPEKALLYERDCRICHMSFDAANLESGVPIELGCSCKADLAAAHKHCAETWFKIKGNKICEVCGSIAGNIVGTVEVESEESLNEANGVVVNQALRTSGPRLAEARSFWQGHRFLNFLLACMVFAFVISWLFHFNVPST, encoded by the exons ATGGAATCTGTACAACAGCCACCACATCTCGAGACCCTTGTCTCTGTTCAAGTAATCCATAGTACCTCAAGTGgctgtgatgatgatggtagCTCCAACGAAGACAGAGAGTCTCCTCGTAGAAGCTCCGTTGCGGTGGAGGTTAAAGAAGGAGAGATAGTAGTCAAGGATGAAGACAGGAGATCAAATGCGTCGGTGTGTTCGGTGGAAGTAGATCTGGAGCTTGGAGTATTGCCTGAGAAAGCCTTGCTATATGAGAGAGATTGTAGGATTTGTCACATGAGCTTTGATGCAGCTAATCTTGAATCTGGTGTTCCCATTGAGCTTGGTTGTTCTTGTAAAGCTGATCTCGCTGCTGCTCATAAGCACTGTGCTGAGACTTGGTTCAAGATCAAAGGAAACAA AATCTGTGAAGTATGTGGGTCGATTGCAGGTAATATTGTTGGAACTGTTGAGGTGGAGTCTGAGGAAAGTCTGAATGAAGCAAATGGTGTAGTAGTGAATCAAGCTTTGAGAACATCTGGTCCACGATTGGCTGAAGCTAGAAGCTTCTGGCAAGGACACCGGTTCTTGAATTTCCTTTTAGCTTGTATGGTCTTTGCCTTTGTCATCTCTTGGCTCTTCCACTTCAATGTCCCCTCTACATAG
- the LOC104768779 gene encoding uncharacterized protein LOC104768779: MRKLCPNYNLEDGLETVLEVPMPEELFAASKTKPGWNQMKSYWSKPTATATGTATATNMTRLFGGRNAEIQLLLGVVGAPLIPLPVQPDHHNDYENPIHKDIKDQPLEMSMAQYIVKQYIAAVGGDRALNAVESMYAMGKVRMTASEFCTGEGSLNSKMVKARSIKSGGGEVGGFVLWQKGIELWCLELVVSGCKISAGSDAKVAWRQTPWHPSHASRGPPRPLRRFLQGLDPKSTANLFARSVCMGEKKINDEDCFILKLDAEPSALKARSSSNVEIIRHTVWGCFSQRTGLLIQLEDSHLLRIKAEDDNSIFWETTMESLIQDYRIIDGIQVAHAGKSSVSLFRFGENSDNHSRTRMEETWEIEEMDFNIKGLSMDCFLPPSDLKKDDDDEEDEIECGLAANNEKLPMKIRSASLRISSSKILAIVEEEEHESEVTEET; encoded by the exons ATGAGGAAACTATGTCCAAATTACAACCTCGAAGACGGGTTAGAAACCGTCCTCGAGGTTCCAATGCCTGAGGAGTTGTTTGCTGCGTCCAAGACAAAACCAGGATGGAACCAAATGAAGTCTTACTGGTCAAAACCTACCGCGACCGCAACCGGAACCGCGACAGCCACAAACATGACAAGACTCTTTGGTGGTCGTAACGCAGAGATCCAGCTCCTTCTTGGAGTCGTTGGAGCTCCTTTGATCCCTCTCCCCGTTCAGCCTGACCACCATAACGATTACGAGAACCCCATCCACaaagacatcaaagatcaacctCTC GAGATGTCGATGGCACAATACATAGTGAAGCAATACATAGCGGCGGTAGGAGGCGATCGTGCGTTAAACGCGGTAGAGAGCATGTACGCGATGGGAAAAGTGAGGATGACGGCATCAGAGTTTTGCACAGGAGAAGGAAGCTTGAACAGCAAAATGGTGAAGGCAAGGAGTATAAAGAGCGGAGGAGGAGAAGTGGGAGGCTTTGTGTTGTGGCAGAAGGGAATAGAGTTATGGTGTCTTGAGCTAGTCGTCTCAGGCTGCAAAATCAGTGCCGGTAGTGACGCCAAAGTCGCTTGGAGACAAACTCCTTGGCATCCTTCTCATGCCTCTCGTGGTCCTCCTAGACCATTGCGACGTTTCCTCCAG GGTCTTGATCCAAAATCAACGGCTAATCTATTCGCAAGATCGGTATGCatgggagagaagaagataaatgacGAAGACTGTTTCATACTCAAACTAGACGCAGAGCCATCAGCACTCAAGGCGAGAAGCAGCAGCAATGTAGAGATCATACGTCACACTGTGTGGGGATGTTTCAGCCAGAGAACAGGTCTTCTGATCCAACTTGAAGACTCTCACCTTCTAAGAATCAAAGCTGAAGACGATAACAGCATCTTCTGGGAGACAACAATGGAGTCACTCATCCAAGATTACAGGATCATTGACGGTATCCAAGTAGCACACGCTGGTAAAAgctctgtttctctgtttcgGTTTGGTGAGAATTCAGATAATCACTCGAGGACTCGGATGGAAGAGACTTGGGAGATTGAGGAAATGGATTTTAACATCAAGGGTTTGTCTATGGATTGTTTCTTACCGCCTTCTGATCTCAAGAAAGAtgatgacgacgaagaagatgaaatcgaATGTGGTTTAGCTGCTAATAATGAGAAGCTGCCTATGAAGATTCGTAGCGCTTCTTTGAGGATTAGTTCCTCTAAGATCCTAGCAATTGTCGAAGAAGAGGAACATGAATCAGAGGTCACTGAAGAGACATAA
- the LOC104768780 gene encoding plant intracellular Ras-group-related LRR protein 1-like: MATELNHKNFPVLSYVLDHLPSLTAKSSPDVDRSSSSASSSKSDPSSSSSSSHSIEIVTQMPHLAHPDVLASMTNAIADVSQTRSVLRTLGPRPDHETVDKARARLVEIDASLSESFEEIALSPKDSDVVEKEQKRREAVEVEKTWYSSILKLNELHESYEKLLKEAEERLVRIYESAEKNAAAVAEEEAAEVEVNEEVVSILQQAASETPLDRVDLSGRKLKLLPEAFGKIQGLLVLNLYNNQLVAIPDSIAGLQNLLELDVSTNFLETLPDSIGLLSKLKILNVSCNKLTTLPDSICHCGSLVVLDASYNNLTYLPTNIGFELVKLEKLLIHLNKIRSIPTSIGEMRSLRYLDAHFNELNGLPSSFGMLTNLEYLNLSSNFSDLQDLPASFGDLISLQELDLSNNQIHSLPDAFGTLVNLTKLNLDQNPLVVPPQEVVKQGVDAVKMYMGKRWVSMLEEEEKMANLKDEMDQTNADWLTRTTSKLKTYVTEVSDYLGSTSPKDPYLNQQL; encoded by the exons ATGGCAACGGAGCTCAACCATAAGAATTTCCCTGTTCTCTCTTACGTACTCGATCATCTCCCTTCCCTCACCGCAAAATCCTCTCCCGATGTCGACCGATCATCCTCGTCAGCTTCCTCCTCCAAATCCgatccttcatcatcatcatcttcaagccACTCCATCGAGATCGTGACTCAGATGCCTCACTTGGCTCATCCCGATGTTCTTGCCTCCATGACTAACGCTATAGCCGACGTCTCTCAGACCCGATCCGTTCTTCGAACCCTAGGACCTAGACCAGATCACGAAACCGTCGACAAAGCTCGTGCAAGGCTCGTTGAGATCGACGCTTCTTTGTCCGAATCTTTCGAGGAGATCGCTCTCTCCCCGAAAGATAGTGACGTGGTGGAGAAGGAACAGAAGAGGAGAGAAGCTGTGGAAGTAGAGAAGACTTGGTATAGCTCGATCTTGAAGCTTAACGAGCTTCATGAATCTTACGAGAAGCTTTTGAAAGAAGCTGAGGAGAGGCTCGTGAGGATCTACGAGTCTGCGGAGAAGAATGCTGCGGCGGTTGCTGAGGAGGAAGCTGCGGAGGTTGAAGTCAATGAAGAGGTTGTGAGTATATTGCAACAAGCTGCTTCTGAGACTCCATTAGACCGAGTTGATTTGTCAGGTCGGAAACTGAAACTGCTCCCTGAAGCATTTGGAAAGATTCAAGGTCTCCTTGTTCTTAATCTCTATAACAATCAGCTTGTG GCCATTCCTGATTCGATAGCCGGGTTGCAAAACCTTCTTGAACTCGATGTTTCCACGAATTTTCTAGAGACATTACCTGACTCAATCGGCTTATTGTCTAAATTGAAGATTTTGAATGTCTCTTGTAACAAACTCACAACTTTACCTGATTCCATCTGCCATTGTGG GTCGTTGGTTGTTTTGGACGCAAGCTACAACAATCTTACCTACTTACCAACAAACATTGGATTCGAGCTAGTGAAACTAGAGAAGCTCTTGATCCATCTCAACAAAATCAGATCCATACCAACTTCTATTGGCGAAATGAGATCCTTGCGTTACCTTGATGCCCACTTTAATGAACTCAATGGTCTTCCAAGTTCTTTCGGGATGCTTACAAATCTTGAGTACCTTAACCTGAGCAGTAACTTCAGCGATCTCCAAGATCTCCCTGCTTCATTCGGCGACCTCATAAGCCTTCAAGAACTCGACTTGAGTAACAACCAAATCCATTCTCTTCCAGACGCTTTTGGCACGCTTGTGAACCTGACCAAACTGAACTTGGACCAAAACCCGCTCGTGGTCCCGCCTCAGGAAGTGGTGAAACAAGGCGTGGATGCGGTTAAAATGTATATGGGTAAGAGATGGGTCAGTATgttggaagaggaagagaagatggCCAATCTGAAGGATGAGATGGATCAGACAAACGCGGATTGGCTCACCCGTACCACCTCAAAGCTGAAAACGTATGTTACTGAGGTTTCGGACTATCTTGGCTCGACTTCGCCTAAAGATCCTTACCTTAACCAGCAGCTGTGA
- the LOC104768782 gene encoding UDP-glycosyltransferase 76C2-like, whose amino-acid sequence MEEEKKRNGLRVILFPLPLQGCINPMLQLANILHSRGFSITVIHTRFNAPKASSHPLFTFLQIQDGLSEAQIKDGNVMALLAQINLNAESPFRDCLNKVLLESKSSEKVSCLIDDCGWLFTQTVSESLNLPRMVLCTFKATFFNAYPTLPLIRTKGYLPVSDSEAEDSVIEFPPLQKRDISKVFGKFGEKLDPFLHGVVETTMRSSGIIYMSCEELEKDSLTLSNEIFKVPVFAIGPFHSYFSASSSSLFRQDETCVPWLDNQEDKSVIYVSLGSVVNITETEFLEIACGLSNSDQPFLWVVRPGLVLGAKWIEPLSEGLMRSLEEKGKIVKWAPQQEVLAHRAIGGFLTHNGWNSTLESICEGVPMICLPGGWDQMLNSRFVSDVWKVGIHLEGRIDKKEIEKAVRMLMVDSEGDKIRERMKVLKDEVARSVIHGGSSFRSIETLLNHLLLFV is encoded by the exons atggaggaggagaagaagagaaatggtCTACGAGTGATTCTCTTCCCTCTTCCATTACAAGGATGCATAAACCCTATGCTTCAACTCGCCAACATCCTTCACTCGAGAGGCTTCTCAATCACTGTGATCCACACGCGCTTCAACGCGCCTAAAGCGTCGAGCCATCCACTCTTCACTTTCTTGCAGATTCAAGATGGCTTGTCTGAAGCTCAGATTAAAGATGGGAATGTTATGGCTCTGCTCGCGCAAATCAACCTTAACGCCGAGTCTCCGTTTCGTGATTGCTTGAACAAGGTCTTGCTTGAATCTAAATCATCGGAGAAGGTTAGTTGTTTGATCGATGACTGTGGATGGCTCTTCACGCAAACTGTTTCAGAGAGTTTGAATCTTCCGAGGATGGTTCTTTGTACTTTTAAAGCCACTTTCTTCAATGCTTATCCAACTCTTCCACTTATCCGAACCAAAGGCTATCTTCCAGTTTCAG ATTCGGAAGCAGAGGACTCTGTTATTGAGTTCCCGCCGCTTCAAAAGAGAGATATTTCAAAGGTTTTTGGGAAATTCGGAGAGAAACTGGATCCGTTCTTACATGGTGTGGTCGAAACAACTATGAGATCTTCAGGGATCATATACATGTCCTGCGAGGAGCTTGAGAAAGATTCGTTGACTCTATCTAACGAGATTTTTAAAGTTCCGGTCTTTGCGATTGGTCCGTTTCACAGCTACTTCTCTGCTTCGTCAAGCAGCTTGTTCAGACAAGACGAGACTTGTGTTCCTTGGTTAGATAATCAAGAGGATAAGTCCGTGATCTACGTGAGTCTAGGAAGCGTTGTGAACATTACGGAAACAGAGTTCTTGGAGATTGCTTGCGGTTTAAGCAATAGCGATCAGCCTTTCTTGTGGGTGGTACGACCTGGTTTAGTACTCGGCGCCAAGTGGATCGAACCTCTCTCTGAAGGGCTCATGAGAAGCCTTGAAGAGAAAGGGAAAATTGTGAAATGGGCACCACAACAGGAGGTTCTAGCGCATCGAGCTATTGGAGGGTTTTTAACACACAATGGTTGGAACTCGACGCTAGAGAGTATATGTGAAGGGGTTCCTATGATCTGCTTACCTGGAGGTTGGGATCAAATGCTGAATTCAAGATTTGTGAGCGATGTTTGGAAGGTCGGAATTCACTTGGAAGGTCGGATTGACAAAAAGGAGATTGAGAAGGCTGTGAGGATGTTAATGGTGGATAGTGAAGGAGACAAGATTCGTGAGAGGATGAAGGTTTTGAAAGACGAGGTTGCAAGATCGGTTATACATGGAGGCTCATCTTTTCGATCTATTGAGACTTTGCTTAATCATTTACTATTGTT TGTGTAG
- the LOC104768781 gene encoding UDP-glycosyltransferase 76C1-like — protein MEKRNEGRVILFPLPLQGCINPMLQLAKIFFTKGFSITIIHTRFNAPKSSDHSLFTFLQIPDGLSETETQSRDVLLQLTLLNNNCENPFRECLAKLIKPSSGSGTEERIISCLIDDSGWVFTQSVAESFNLPRFVLCAYKFSFFLGHLLVPQLRCEGFLPVLESEAEELVPVFPPLRKKDLSRIMGTNAQSEPLDAYLHKILEATKPASGIIVLSCEELDQESLAESHKVFTFPIFPIGPFHIHDVPASSSSLFEPDQSCVPWLDKKETSSVIYVSLGSIASLSESDFLEIACGLGNTNQSFLWVVRPGSVRGRDWIESLPSGFMESLESKGKIVRWAPQLDVLAHRATGGFLTHNGWNSTLESICEGVPMICLPFVWDQMLNARCISEVWRIGIHLEGRIEKREIERAVTRLMVESEGDEIRGRIKVLRDEVRRSVKHGGSSSRSLDELVDRILSC, from the exons ATGGAGAAGAGAAACGAGGGACGTGTGATTCTGTTTCCTCTACCGTTACAGGGTTGTATAAACCCTATGCTTCAGCTAGCAAAGATCTTTTTCACAAAAGGCTTCTCAATCACCATCATCCACACGCGCTTCAACGCGCCGAAATCTTCAGACCATTCTCTCTTCACTTTCTTACAGATCCCCGACGGCTTGTCCGAGACAGAGACCCAATCTCGTGATGTATTGCTTCAGCTCACGCTTCTCAACAACAACTGCGAGAATCCGTTTCGTGAGTGTTTGGCTAAACTCATAAAACCTAGTTCAGGTTCAGGAACAGAGGAGAGGATAATAAGCTGTTTGATCGATGATTCCGGGTGGGTTTTCACACAATCCGTGGCTGAGAGTTTCAATCTTCCGAGATTTGTCCTCTGTGCTTATAAATTCTCATTCTTTCTTGGACACTTGCTTGTTCCTCAGCTTCGCTGTGAAGGGTTTCTTCCAGTACTAG AGTCCGAAGCAGAGGAGCTAGTTCCGGTGTTTCCACCGCTTCGAAAGAAGGATCTTTCGCGAATAATGGGAACCAACGCTCAGAGTGAGCCTCTCGATGCTTACTTGCATAAGATACTCGAAGCGACTAAGCCAGCTTCAGGAATCATAGTCTTGTCCTGCGAAGAGCTTGACCAAGAATCACTTGCTGAGTCCCACAAAGTCTTCACCTTTCCGATATTCCCCATTGGCCCTTTTCACATCCATGATGTCCCAGCTTCCTCTAGTAGTTTGTTCGAACCAGACCAGAGCTGTGTTCCATGGTTAGATAAGAAAGAAACGAGTTCAGTAATCTACGTGAGCTTAGGGAGCATTGCGAGTCTCAGCGAGTCTGACTTCTTGGAGATTGCTTGCGGACTTGGAAACACTAACCAATCCTTCCTGTGGGTTGTCCGGCCTGGTTCAGTCCGTGGCAGAGATTGGATCGAGTCGTTACCTTCAGGGTTCATGGAAAGTCTCGAGAGTAAAGGAAAGATAGTGAGATGGGCGCCACAGCTAGATGTTCTTGCGCATAGAGCCACGGGTGGGTTTTTGACTCATAATGGATGGAACTCGACGCTAGAGAGTATATGCGAAGGAGTTCCTATGATCTGTTTGCCTTTTGTATGGGACCAAATGCTAAACGCAAGATGCATAAGCGAAGTTTGGAGGATCGGGATTCACTTGGAAGGCCGgatagagaaaagagaaatcGAGAGAGCTGTGACAAGGCTAATGGTTGAGTCTGAAGGAGATGAGATTCGAGGTAGAATCAAAGTGTTGCGAGATGAAGTAAGAAGATCAGTTAAACACGGAGGCTCGTCATCTCGATCTTTAGATGAGTTGGTTGATCGTATATTATCATGCTAG
- the LOC104772134 gene encoding UDP-glycosyltransferase 76C5-like: MEKSNGLRVILFPFPLQGCINPMIQLAKILHSRGFSITVIHTRFNAPKASNHPLFTFLEIPDGLSETEKITNNTKLLITLLNRNCESPFRDCLTKLLQPLDSETGDEKQRISCLIDDSGWMFTDPLAQSLKLPRLVLNTYQVSFFRNHFVLPQLRREMYLPLQDSEQEDIVKEFWPLRKKDISRILDVETELLDPFLEKVLKMTKASSGLIFMSCEELDQVSLSQAREDFEIPIFAIGPYHSHFPASSSSLSTPDETCIPWLDKQEDKSVIYVSLGSIVTISESELMEIAWGLSNSDQPFLLVVRVGSVRGTEWIETIPEEIMERLNEKGKIVKWAPQQDVLKHRAIGGFLTHNGWSSTVESVCEAVPMICLPFRWDQWLNARFVSDVWMVGIHLEGRVERNEIEVVIRRLMLETEGEAIRERIQLLKEKVGRSFEQNGSANQSLQNLIDHISSL, from the exons ATGGAGAAGAGTAATGGCCTGCGAGTGATTCTGTTTCCATTTCCATTACAAGGCTGCATCAACCCCATGATTCAGCTCGCCAAGATCCTCCACTCAAGAGGTTTCTCCATTACTGTGATCCACACGCGCTTCAATGCGCCGAAAGCTTCGAACCACCCTCTCTTCACCTTCTTAGAGATCCCAGATGGCTTGTCAGAGACAGAGAAAATAACTAACAATACCAAGCTTCTCATAACGCTTCTCAATCGAAACTGTGAGTCTCCGTTTCGTGACTGTTTGACTAAACTGTTGCAACCTCTAGATTCAGAAACAGGGgatgagaaacagaggattagCTGTTTGATTGATGACTCTGGATGGATGTTCACGGATCCCCTTGCTCAGAGTTTAAAACTCCCGAGATTGGTCCTTAATACCTATCAAGTCTCCTTCTTTAGGAACCATTTTGTTCTTCCTCAGCTCCGGCGTGAAATGTATCTTCCATTACAAG ATTCAGAACAGGAGGATATAGTTAAGGAGTTTTGGCCGCTTCGAAAGAAGGACATTTCACGGATTCTTGATGTGGAAACAGAGCTACTAGATCCGTTCTTGGAAAAGGTTTTGAAAATGACAAAGGCGTCCTCAGGCCTTATATTCATGTCATGTGAAGAGTTGGACCAAGTCTCACTTAGTCAGGCACGTGAAGATTTTGAGATTCCGATCTTTGCGATTGGCCCTTATCACAGCCACTTTCCAGCCTCGTCTAGTAGCTTGTCCACACCGGACGAGACTTGCATCCCATGGTTAGACAAACAAGAAGACAAATCCGTTATTTACGTGAGTCTCGGGAGCATCGTAACCATCAGCGAATCAGAGTTAATGGAGATTGCTTGGGGTCTAAGTAACAGCGACCAACCCTTCTTGTTGGTCGTACGGGTTGGTTCAGTCCGTGGCACAGAATGGATCGAGACAATCCCTGAAGAGATCATGGAAAGGCTTAACGAGAAGGGAAAGATAGTGAAATGGGCACCGCAACAAGACGTTCTAAAGCATCGAGCTATTGGGGGATTCTTGACACATAATGGTTGGAGCTCGACCGTTGAGAGTGTTTGTGAAGCCGTGCCTATGATTTGTTTGCCTTTTCGTTGGGACCAATGGCTAAACGCAAGATTTGTTAGCGATGTGTGGATGGTCGGGATACATCTAGAGGGTCGGGTTGAGAGGAATGAGATTGAGGTAGTGATAAGGAGATTAATGTTGGAAACCGAAGGAGAAGCCATCCGAGAGAGGATACAACTTCTGAAGGAAAAAGTAGGAAGATCGTTTGAACAAAACGGTTCAGCAAACCAATCTTTACAAAATTTGATTGATCATATATCATCTCTCTAG
- the LOC104772135 gene encoding UDP-glycosyltransferase 76C3, which translates to MEKSNGLRVMLFPLPLQGCINPTIQLAKILHSRGFSITVIYTRFNAPKASSHPLFTFLEIQDGLSETETKTHDVTLLLTLLNRSCETPFRDCLTKLLQSADAETGEEKEKISCLIDDSGWIFTQPIAQSLNLPRLVLNTYKVSFFRNHFVLPQLRREMYLSLQDDSEQDDPVQEFPPLRKKDLLQILDKETEVLDSYSKMILETTKASSGIIFMSCEELDQDSLIQAREDFQVPIFAIGPSHSYFPGSSSSLFKVDETCIPWLDKQEDKSVIYVSFGSVNTINEAEFMEIAWGLRNSNQPFLWVVRLSSVVHGTEWIEAIPKKFIEMLHEKGKIVNWCPQEDVLKHRAIGGFLTHNGWNSTVESICASVPMICLPFQWDQLLNARFVSDIWMVGMHLEGRIEKNVIEGAIRRLLLGTEGEAIRERMELLKVNVGRSLKPKGSAYRSLQHLIDYISSFNL; encoded by the exons ATGGAGAAGAGTAATGGCCTACGAGTGATGCTGTTTCCACTTCCCTTACAAGGCTGCATCAACCCCACGATTCAGCTCGCCAAGATCCTCCACTCAAGAGGTTTCTCCATCACTGTGATCTACACGCGCTTCAATGCGCCAAAAGCCTCAAGTCACCCTCTCTTCACCTTCTTAGAGATCCAAGATGGCTTGTCTGAAACAGAGACAAAAACTCACGATGTCACGCTTCTCTTAACCCTTCTCAACCGAAGCTGTGAGACTCCGTTTCGTGACTGTTTGACTAAACTCTTGCAATCTGCAGACGCAGAGACaggggaagaaaaagagaagattaGCTGTTTGATCGATGATTCTGGATGGATCTTCACACAGCCCATTGCTCAGAGTTTGAATCTCCCGAGATTGGTCCTTAATACCTATAAAGTCTCCTTCTTTCGGAACCATTTTGTTCTTCCTCAGCTCCGACGTGAAATGTATCTTTCATTACAAG atgATTCAGAACAAGATGATCCAGTTCAGGAGTTTCCACCACTTCGAAAGAAAGATCTTTTACAAATTCTTGATAAAGAAACAGAGGTACTAGACTCGTACTCGAAAATGATTTTGGAAACGACAAAAGCGTCTTCAGGTATTATATTCATGTCATGCGAAGAGTTAGATCAAGACTCACTGATTCAAGCACGTGAAGATTTTCAAGTCCCGATCTTTGCGATAGGGCCTTCTCATAGCTACTTCCCAGGCTCTTCCAGTAGCTTGTTCAAAGTGGACGAGACTTGCATTCCATGGTTAGACAAGCAAGAAGACAAATCCGTGATTTACGTGAGTTTCGGGAGCGTCAATACCATCAACGAAGCAGAGTTCATGGAGATTGCTTGGGGTCTAAGAAACAGCAACCAGCCCTTCTTGTGGGTCGTACGGCTTTCCTCGGTCGTCCATGGCACAGAATGGATCGAGGCAATCCCGAAAAAGTTCATCGAAATGCTTCATGAGAAGGGAAAGATTGTGAATTGGTGTCCACAAGAAGATGTTCTTAAACATCGAGCCATTGGAGGATTCTTGACACACAATGGTTGGAACTCGACGGTTGAGAGTATTTGTGCAAGCGTCCCTATGATCTGTTTGCCTTTTCAATGGGACCAATTGTTAAATGCAAGATTTGTTAGTGACATATGGATGGTTGGGATGCATCTCGAGGGTCGGATCGAGAAGAATGTGATCGAAGGAGCGATAAGAAGATTATTGTTAGGAACTGAAGGAGAAGCAATCCGAGAGAGGATGGAACTTCTTAAGGTGAATGTAGGAAGATCGCTTAAACCAAAAGGTTCTGCATATCGATCGTTACAACATTTGATCGACTATATATCATCTTTCAACCTATAA
- the LOC104768783 gene encoding putative RING-H2 finger protein ATL69 yields the protein MRSFPPSPSPASIENNTHDHRHLHEDFTLMFIVFVLYGIVAMYATVNDDRSCGTNLRVQRPQPPLPLSQPQPPMCPRQIDAMIKEIVVDVELCCPICLEDLKKVDADHDKVVVCLSKCNHSFHMNCIFSWLRQSQDCPICRSSVYRGEVTLIK from the coding sequence ATGCGATCTTTTCCGCCGTCACCATCTCCCGCATCTATTGAAAACAATACTCATGATCATCGTCATCTACATGAAGACTTCACTCTTATGTTCATCGTCTTCGTTTTGTATGGCATCGTTGCCATGTATGCAACCGTTAATGATGATCGTTCTTGTGGAACTAATCTTAGAGTCCAAAGACCGCAACCGCCTCTACCGCTGTCCCAACCGCAACCGCCAATGTGTCCGCGGCAGATTGATGCGATGATTAAAGAGATAGTTGTGGACGTGGAATTGTGTTGTCCTATATGTCTTGAGGATTTGAAGAAGGTTGATGCTGATCATGATAAAGTGGTGGTTTGTTTATCCAAGTGCAATCATAGTTTCCACATGAATTGCATTTTTTCTTGGCTAAGACAGAGTCAGGATTGTCCAATTTGTCGTAGCTCTGTTTATAGAGGTGAAGtgacattgatcaaataa